A window of the Cynocephalus volans isolate mCynVol1 chromosome 10, mCynVol1.pri, whole genome shotgun sequence genome harbors these coding sequences:
- the FCHO1 gene encoding F-BAR domain only protein 1 isoform X5, with amino-acid sequence MSYFGEHFWGEKNHGFEVLYHSVKQGPISTKELADFIRERATIEETYSKAMAKLSKLASNGTPMGTFAPLWEVFRVSSDKLALCHLELTRKLQDLIKDVLRYGEEQLKTHKKCKEEVMGTLDAVQVLAGVGQLLPKSRENYLNRCMDQERLRRESTSQKEMDKAENKTKKAAESLRRSVQKYNSARADFEQKMLDSALRFQAMEETHLQHMKALLGSYAHSVEDTHVQIGQVHEEFKQNIENVSVEMLLRKFAESKGTGREKPGPVDFEAYSAAALQEAMKRLRGAKAFRLPGLSWREREREQPAAVDSLEPDSRMCPEVDEEGFTVRPDMTQSSTAELSRFSSSDSDFDDEEPRKFYVHIKPAPARAPASSPEAAAAQLRATAGSLILPPGPGGTMKRHSSRDASGKPQRPRSAPRASSCAEKPQMDEQVSKNLFGPPLESAFDHEDFTDLMPASAGPTARKGLAAPPRRPRSRKVSCPLTCSNGDLSHSVSPSPLGSLAPSTVVEQPSFSSQMGHGISRGPSPVVLGSQDALPVATAFTEYVHAYFRGHSPSCLARVTGELTMTFPAGIVRVFSGTPPPPVLSFRLVHTAPIEHFQPNADLLFSDPSQSDPETKDFWLNMSALTEALQRQAEQNPTASYYNVMLLRYQFSRPGPHSVPLQLSAHWQCGATLTQVSVEYSYRPGATAVPTPLTNVQILLPVGEPVTNVRLQPAATWNLEEKRLTWRLPDVSKAGGSGRLSASWEPLSGPSTPSPVAAQFTSEGATLSGVDLELVGSGYRMSLVKRRFATGMYLVSC; translated from the exons GGCCACCATCGAAGAGACCTACTCAAAGGCAATGGCAAAACTTTCCAAGCTGGCTAGCAATGGGACCCCCATGGG GACCTTTGCCCCGCTCTGGGAAGTCTTTCGTGTCTCCTCGGACAAGCTGGCACTCTGCCACCTGGAGCTGACACGGAAGCTTCAGGATCTCATCAAGGATGTGCTCCGATATGGCGAGGAGCAGCTCAAGACCCACAAAAAG TGCAAGGAGGAGGTGATGGGCACCCTGGACGCGGTGCAGGTGCTCGCCGGTGTCGGCCAGCTCCTACCCAAGTCCCGCGAGAACTACCTGAACCGCTGCATGGACCAGGAGCGGCTGCGGAGGGAGAGCACCAGCCAGAAGGAGATGGACAAG GCggagaacaaaaccaaaaaggcTGCAGAGAGCCTACGGCGCTCGGTGCAGAAGTACAACTCGGCCCGGGCCGACTTCGAGCAGAAGATGCTGGACTCGGCTCTG cGCTTCCAGGCCATGGAAGAGACCCACCTGCAGCACATGAAGGCACTGCTGGGCTCCTATGCCCACTCAGTGGAAGACACCCATGTGCAGATTGGACAG GTGCATGAGGAATTTAAGCAGAACATAGAGAATGTCAGCGTGGAAATGCTGCTCAGGAAGTTTGCAGAGAGCAAGGGCACAGGCCGGGAGAAACCAG GACCTGTGGACTTTGAAGCATACAGTGCAGCTGCCCTGCAGGAAG CAATGAAACGTTTGCGGGGAGCCAAGGCCTTTCGTCTTCCAGGACTAAgctggcgggagcgggagcgggaACAACCTGCAGCTGT CGATTCCCTGGAGCCTGATTCAAGG ATGTGTCCAGAGGTGGATGAAGAAGGTTTCACTGTCCGGCCCGACATGACCCAGAGCA GCACGGCCGAGCTCTCCCGCTTCTCATCCAGTGACTCCGACTTTGATGACGAGGAGCCCCGCAAATTCTACGTCCACATCAAGCCCGCCCCGGCCCGGGCGCCAGCCTCCAGTCCCGAGGCTGCAGCTGCACAGCTCAGGGCCACAGCTGGCAGCCTCATCCTTCCTCCTGGCCCAGGG GGCACCATGAAACGCCATTCTTCAC GGGATGCTTCTGGGAAACCTCAGAGGCCTCGGTCTGCCCCGAGGGCCAGCAG TTGTGCAGAGAAGCCACAAATGGATGAGCAGGTGTCTAAGAACCTCTTTGGGCCGCCCCTGGAGTCGGCCTTTGACCACGAAGATTTTACAG ACCTGATGCCCGCATCTGCTGGCCCCACAGCCAGGAAGGGCCTGGCAGCCCCACCCCGGAGACCTCGCTCCAGGAAGGTGTCCTGCCCCCTCACGTGCAGCAACGGGGACCTG TCTCATTCCGTGAGCCCCTCCCCACTGGGCTCTTTGGCCCCCAGTACTGTCGTAGAACAGCCCAGCTTCTCATCTCAGATGGGACATG GAATCTCCAGGGGCCCAAGCCCTGTGGTCCTGGGTTCCCAGGATGCCCTGCCTGTGGCCACAGCCTTCACCGAATATGTCCACGCCTACTTCCGTGGCCACAGCCCCAG CTGCCTAGCTCGAGTAACAGGGGAGCTGACCATGACCTTCCCTGCCGGCATCGTGCGTGTGTTCAGTGGGACCCCACCCCCGCCTGTCCTCAGCTTCCGGCTGGTACATACAGCCCCTATAGAGCACTTCCAGCCCAACGCTGACCTGCTCTTCAG TGACCCCTCCCAAAGTGACCCCGAGACCAAAGACTTCTGGCTCAACATGTCTGCTCTGACCGAGGCCCTGCAGCGTCAGGCAGAGCAGAACCCCACTGCCTCCTACTACAACGTGATGCTGCTGCGATACCAG TTCTCCCGGCCGGGTCCCCATTCCGTGCCTCTGCAGCTGAGTGCCCACTGGCAGTGTGGGGCGACCCTCACCCAGGTCTCAGTGGAGTACAGCTACCGGCCCGGTGCAACAGCCGTGCCCACACCGCTCACTAATGTCCAGATCCTGCTGCCCGTGGGGGAGCCTGTGACCAATGTCCGCCTGCAGCCAGCCGCCACCTG GAACCTGGAGGAGAAGCGGCTCACGTGGAGGCTTCCAGACGTGTCTAAGGCAGGGG GCTCTGGCCGCCTATCTGCCAGCTGGGAGCCGCTCTCAGGGCCCAGCACCCCCAGCCCCGTGGCTGCACAGTTCACCAGCGAGGGGGCCACTTTGTCTGGTGTGGACTTGGAACTGGTGGGCAGTGGCTACCGCATGTCTCTGGTAAAGAGGAGGTTCGCCACAG GGATGTACCTGGTGAGCTGCTGA
- the FCHO1 gene encoding F-BAR domain only protein 1 isoform X7, with amino-acid sequence MSYFGEHFWGEKNHGFEVLYHSVKQGPISTKELADFIRERATIEETYSKAMAKLSKLASNGTPMGTFAPLWEVFRVSSDKLALCHLELTRKLQDLIKDVLRYGEEQLKTHKKVLAGVGQLLPKSRENYLNRCMDQERLRRESTSQKEMDKAENKTKKAAESLRRSVQKYNSARADFEQKMLDSALRFQAMEETHLQHMKALLGSYAHSVEDTHVQIGQVHEEFKQNIENVSVEMLLRKFAESKGTGREKPGPVDFEAYSAAALQEAMKRLRGAKAFRLPGLSWREREREQPAAVDSLEPDSRMCPEVDEEGFTVRPDMTQSSTAELSRFSSSDSDFDDEEPRKFYVHIKPAPARAPASSPEAAAAQLRATAGSLILPPGPGGTMKRHSSRDASGKPQRPRSAPRASSCAEKPQMDEQVSKNLFGPPLESAFDHEDFTGSSSLGFASSPSPFSSSSPENVEDSGLDSPSHAAPGPSPDSWVPRPGTPQSPPSCRVPPESRGTRASQPPDSPQPRAPSPGPWGLEAVAGGDLMPASAGPTARKGLAAPPRRPRSRKVSCPLTCSNGDLSHSVSPSPLGSLAPSTVVEQPSFSSQMGHGISRGPSPVVLGSQDALPVATAFTEYVHAYFRGHSPSCLARVTGELTMTFPAGIVRVFSGTPPPPVLSFRLVHTAPIEHFQPNADLLFRNLEEKRLTWRLPDVSKAGGSGRLSASWEPLSGPSTPSPVAAQFTSEGATLSGVDLELVGSGYRMSLVKRRFATGMYLVSC; translated from the exons GGCCACCATCGAAGAGACCTACTCAAAGGCAATGGCAAAACTTTCCAAGCTGGCTAGCAATGGGACCCCCATGGG GACCTTTGCCCCGCTCTGGGAAGTCTTTCGTGTCTCCTCGGACAAGCTGGCACTCTGCCACCTGGAGCTGACACGGAAGCTTCAGGATCTCATCAAGGATGTGCTCCGATATGGCGAGGAGCAGCTCAAGACCCACAAAAAG GTGCTCGCCGGTGTCGGCCAGCTCCTACCCAAGTCCCGCGAGAACTACCTGAACCGCTGCATGGACCAGGAGCGGCTGCGGAGGGAGAGCACCAGCCAGAAGGAGATGGACAAG GCggagaacaaaaccaaaaaggcTGCAGAGAGCCTACGGCGCTCGGTGCAGAAGTACAACTCGGCCCGGGCCGACTTCGAGCAGAAGATGCTGGACTCGGCTCTG cGCTTCCAGGCCATGGAAGAGACCCACCTGCAGCACATGAAGGCACTGCTGGGCTCCTATGCCCACTCAGTGGAAGACACCCATGTGCAGATTGGACAG GTGCATGAGGAATTTAAGCAGAACATAGAGAATGTCAGCGTGGAAATGCTGCTCAGGAAGTTTGCAGAGAGCAAGGGCACAGGCCGGGAGAAACCAG GACCTGTGGACTTTGAAGCATACAGTGCAGCTGCCCTGCAGGAAG CAATGAAACGTTTGCGGGGAGCCAAGGCCTTTCGTCTTCCAGGACTAAgctggcgggagcgggagcgggaACAACCTGCAGCTGT CGATTCCCTGGAGCCTGATTCAAGG ATGTGTCCAGAGGTGGATGAAGAAGGTTTCACTGTCCGGCCCGACATGACCCAGAGCA GCACGGCCGAGCTCTCCCGCTTCTCATCCAGTGACTCCGACTTTGATGACGAGGAGCCCCGCAAATTCTACGTCCACATCAAGCCCGCCCCGGCCCGGGCGCCAGCCTCCAGTCCCGAGGCTGCAGCTGCACAGCTCAGGGCCACAGCTGGCAGCCTCATCCTTCCTCCTGGCCCAGGG GGCACCATGAAACGCCATTCTTCAC GGGATGCTTCTGGGAAACCTCAGAGGCCTCGGTCTGCCCCGAGGGCCAGCAG TTGTGCAGAGAAGCCACAAATGGATGAGCAGGTGTCTAAGAACCTCTTTGGGCCGCCCCTGGAGTCGGCCTTTGACCACGAAGATTTTACAG GCTCCAGCAGCCTCGGCTTCGCCTCCagcccctctcctttctcctcttcatcGCCCGAGAACGTGGAGGACTCCGGCCTTGACTCGCCGTCACACGCAGCGCCTGGCCCCTCTCCAGATTCTTGGGTCCCCCGGCCCGGTACCCCGCAGAGCCCGCCCAGCTGTAGGGTGCCCCCCGAGTCGAGGGGGACACGGGCCTCACAGCCACCGGACTCACCACAGCCCCGCGCACCATCTCCGGGCCCCTGGGGGCTGGAGGCTGTGGCCGGAGGAG ACCTGATGCCCGCATCTGCTGGCCCCACAGCCAGGAAGGGCCTGGCAGCCCCACCCCGGAGACCTCGCTCCAGGAAGGTGTCCTGCCCCCTCACGTGCAGCAACGGGGACCTG TCTCATTCCGTGAGCCCCTCCCCACTGGGCTCTTTGGCCCCCAGTACTGTCGTAGAACAGCCCAGCTTCTCATCTCAGATGGGACATG GAATCTCCAGGGGCCCAAGCCCTGTGGTCCTGGGTTCCCAGGATGCCCTGCCTGTGGCCACAGCCTTCACCGAATATGTCCACGCCTACTTCCGTGGCCACAGCCCCAG CTGCCTAGCTCGAGTAACAGGGGAGCTGACCATGACCTTCCCTGCCGGCATCGTGCGTGTGTTCAGTGGGACCCCACCCCCGCCTGTCCTCAGCTTCCGGCTGGTACATACAGCCCCTATAGAGCACTTCCAGCCCAACGCTGACCTGCTCTTCAG GAACCTGGAGGAGAAGCGGCTCACGTGGAGGCTTCCAGACGTGTCTAAGGCAGGGG GCTCTGGCCGCCTATCTGCCAGCTGGGAGCCGCTCTCAGGGCCCAGCACCCCCAGCCCCGTGGCTGCACAGTTCACCAGCGAGGGGGCCACTTTGTCTGGTGTGGACTTGGAACTGGTGGGCAGTGGCTACCGCATGTCTCTGGTAAAGAGGAGGTTCGCCACAG GGATGTACCTGGTGAGCTGCTGA
- the FCHO1 gene encoding F-BAR domain only protein 1 isoform X6 gives MSYFGEHFWGEKNHGFEVLYHSVKQGPISTKELADFIRERATIEETYSKAMAKLSKLASNGTPMGTFAPLWEVFRVSSDKLALCHLELTRKLQDLIKDVLRYGEEQLKTHKKCKEEVMGTLDAVQVLAGVGQLLPKSRENYLNRCMDQERLRRESTSQKEMDKAENKTKKAAESLRRSVQKYNSARADFEQKMLDSALRFQAMEETHLQHMKALLGSYAHSVEDTHVQIGQVHEEFKQNIENVSVEMLLRKFAESKGTGREKPAMKRLRGAKAFRLPGLSWREREREQPAAVDSLEPDSRMCPEVDEEGFTVRPDMTQSSTAELSRFSSSDSDFDDEEPRKFYVHIKPAPARAPASSPEAAAAQLRATAGSLILPPGPGGTMKRHSSRDASGKPQRPRSAPRASSCAEKPQMDEQVSKNLFGPPLESAFDHEDFTDLMPASAGPTARKGLAAPPRRPRSRKVSCPLTCSNGDLSHSVSPSPLGSLAPSTVVEQPSFSSQMGHGISRGPSPVVLGSQDALPVATAFTEYVHAYFRGHSPSCLARVTGELTMTFPAGIVRVFSGTPPPPVLSFRLVHTAPIEHFQPNADLLFSDPSQSDPETKDFWLNMSALTEALQRQAEQNPTASYYNVMLLRYQFSRPGPHSVPLQLSAHWQCGATLTQVSVEYSYRPGATAVPTPLTNVQILLPVGEPVTNVRLQPAATWNLEEKRLTWRLPDVSKAGGSGRLSASWEPLSGPSTPSPVAAQFTSEGATLSGVDLELVGSGYRMSLVKRRFATGMYLVSC, from the exons GGCCACCATCGAAGAGACCTACTCAAAGGCAATGGCAAAACTTTCCAAGCTGGCTAGCAATGGGACCCCCATGGG GACCTTTGCCCCGCTCTGGGAAGTCTTTCGTGTCTCCTCGGACAAGCTGGCACTCTGCCACCTGGAGCTGACACGGAAGCTTCAGGATCTCATCAAGGATGTGCTCCGATATGGCGAGGAGCAGCTCAAGACCCACAAAAAG TGCAAGGAGGAGGTGATGGGCACCCTGGACGCGGTGCAGGTGCTCGCCGGTGTCGGCCAGCTCCTACCCAAGTCCCGCGAGAACTACCTGAACCGCTGCATGGACCAGGAGCGGCTGCGGAGGGAGAGCACCAGCCAGAAGGAGATGGACAAG GCggagaacaaaaccaaaaaggcTGCAGAGAGCCTACGGCGCTCGGTGCAGAAGTACAACTCGGCCCGGGCCGACTTCGAGCAGAAGATGCTGGACTCGGCTCTG cGCTTCCAGGCCATGGAAGAGACCCACCTGCAGCACATGAAGGCACTGCTGGGCTCCTATGCCCACTCAGTGGAAGACACCCATGTGCAGATTGGACAG GTGCATGAGGAATTTAAGCAGAACATAGAGAATGTCAGCGTGGAAATGCTGCTCAGGAAGTTTGCAGAGAGCAAGGGCACAGGCCGGGAGAAACCAG CAATGAAACGTTTGCGGGGAGCCAAGGCCTTTCGTCTTCCAGGACTAAgctggcgggagcgggagcgggaACAACCTGCAGCTGT CGATTCCCTGGAGCCTGATTCAAGG ATGTGTCCAGAGGTGGATGAAGAAGGTTTCACTGTCCGGCCCGACATGACCCAGAGCA GCACGGCCGAGCTCTCCCGCTTCTCATCCAGTGACTCCGACTTTGATGACGAGGAGCCCCGCAAATTCTACGTCCACATCAAGCCCGCCCCGGCCCGGGCGCCAGCCTCCAGTCCCGAGGCTGCAGCTGCACAGCTCAGGGCCACAGCTGGCAGCCTCATCCTTCCTCCTGGCCCAGGG GGCACCATGAAACGCCATTCTTCAC GGGATGCTTCTGGGAAACCTCAGAGGCCTCGGTCTGCCCCGAGGGCCAGCAG TTGTGCAGAGAAGCCACAAATGGATGAGCAGGTGTCTAAGAACCTCTTTGGGCCGCCCCTGGAGTCGGCCTTTGACCACGAAGATTTTACAG ACCTGATGCCCGCATCTGCTGGCCCCACAGCCAGGAAGGGCCTGGCAGCCCCACCCCGGAGACCTCGCTCCAGGAAGGTGTCCTGCCCCCTCACGTGCAGCAACGGGGACCTG TCTCATTCCGTGAGCCCCTCCCCACTGGGCTCTTTGGCCCCCAGTACTGTCGTAGAACAGCCCAGCTTCTCATCTCAGATGGGACATG GAATCTCCAGGGGCCCAAGCCCTGTGGTCCTGGGTTCCCAGGATGCCCTGCCTGTGGCCACAGCCTTCACCGAATATGTCCACGCCTACTTCCGTGGCCACAGCCCCAG CTGCCTAGCTCGAGTAACAGGGGAGCTGACCATGACCTTCCCTGCCGGCATCGTGCGTGTGTTCAGTGGGACCCCACCCCCGCCTGTCCTCAGCTTCCGGCTGGTACATACAGCCCCTATAGAGCACTTCCAGCCCAACGCTGACCTGCTCTTCAG TGACCCCTCCCAAAGTGACCCCGAGACCAAAGACTTCTGGCTCAACATGTCTGCTCTGACCGAGGCCCTGCAGCGTCAGGCAGAGCAGAACCCCACTGCCTCCTACTACAACGTGATGCTGCTGCGATACCAG TTCTCCCGGCCGGGTCCCCATTCCGTGCCTCTGCAGCTGAGTGCCCACTGGCAGTGTGGGGCGACCCTCACCCAGGTCTCAGTGGAGTACAGCTACCGGCCCGGTGCAACAGCCGTGCCCACACCGCTCACTAATGTCCAGATCCTGCTGCCCGTGGGGGAGCCTGTGACCAATGTCCGCCTGCAGCCAGCCGCCACCTG GAACCTGGAGGAGAAGCGGCTCACGTGGAGGCTTCCAGACGTGTCTAAGGCAGGGG GCTCTGGCCGCCTATCTGCCAGCTGGGAGCCGCTCTCAGGGCCCAGCACCCCCAGCCCCGTGGCTGCACAGTTCACCAGCGAGGGGGCCACTTTGTCTGGTGTGGACTTGGAACTGGTGGGCAGTGGCTACCGCATGTCTCTGGTAAAGAGGAGGTTCGCCACAG GGATGTACCTGGTGAGCTGCTGA
- the FCHO1 gene encoding F-BAR domain only protein 1 isoform X2: MSYFGEHFWGEKNHGFEVLYHSVKQGPISTKELADFIRERATIEETYSKAMAKLSKLASNGTPMGTFAPLWEVFRVSSDKLALCHLELTRKLQDLIKDVLRYGEEQLKTHKKVLAGVGQLLPKSRENYLNRCMDQERLRRESTSQKEMDKAENKTKKAAESLRRSVQKYNSARADFEQKMLDSALRFQAMEETHLQHMKALLGSYAHSVEDTHVQIGQVHEEFKQNIENVSVEMLLRKFAESKGTGREKPGPVDFEAYSAAALQEAMKRLRGAKAFRLPGLSWREREREQPAAVDSLEPDSRMCPEVDEEGFTVRPDMTQSSTAELSRFSSSDSDFDDEEPRKFYVHIKPAPARAPASSPEAAAAQLRATAGSLILPPGPGGTMKRHSSRDASGKPQRPRSAPRASSCAEKPQMDEQVSKNLFGPPLESAFDHEDFTGSSSLGFASSPSPFSSSSPENVEDSGLDSPSHAAPGPSPDSWVPRPGTPQSPPSCRVPPESRGTRASQPPDSPQPRAPSPGPWGLEAVAGGDLMPASAGPTARKGLAAPPRRPRSRKVSCPLTCSNGDLSHSVSPSPLGSLAPSTVVEQPSFSSQMGHGISRGPSPVVLGSQDALPVATAFTEYVHAYFRGHSPSCLARVTGELTMTFPAGIVRVFSGTPPPPVLSFRLVHTAPIEHFQPNADLLFSDPSQSDPETKDFWLNMSALTEALQRQAEQNPTASYYNVMLLRYQFSRPGPHSVPLQLSAHWQCGATLTQVSVEYSYRPGATAVPTPLTNVQILLPVGEPVTNVRLQPAATWNLEEKRLTWRLPDVSKAGGSGRLSASWEPLSGPSTPSPVAAQFTSEGATLSGVDLELVGSGYRMSLVKRRFATGMYLVSC; the protein is encoded by the exons GGCCACCATCGAAGAGACCTACTCAAAGGCAATGGCAAAACTTTCCAAGCTGGCTAGCAATGGGACCCCCATGGG GACCTTTGCCCCGCTCTGGGAAGTCTTTCGTGTCTCCTCGGACAAGCTGGCACTCTGCCACCTGGAGCTGACACGGAAGCTTCAGGATCTCATCAAGGATGTGCTCCGATATGGCGAGGAGCAGCTCAAGACCCACAAAAAG GTGCTCGCCGGTGTCGGCCAGCTCCTACCCAAGTCCCGCGAGAACTACCTGAACCGCTGCATGGACCAGGAGCGGCTGCGGAGGGAGAGCACCAGCCAGAAGGAGATGGACAAG GCggagaacaaaaccaaaaaggcTGCAGAGAGCCTACGGCGCTCGGTGCAGAAGTACAACTCGGCCCGGGCCGACTTCGAGCAGAAGATGCTGGACTCGGCTCTG cGCTTCCAGGCCATGGAAGAGACCCACCTGCAGCACATGAAGGCACTGCTGGGCTCCTATGCCCACTCAGTGGAAGACACCCATGTGCAGATTGGACAG GTGCATGAGGAATTTAAGCAGAACATAGAGAATGTCAGCGTGGAAATGCTGCTCAGGAAGTTTGCAGAGAGCAAGGGCACAGGCCGGGAGAAACCAG GACCTGTGGACTTTGAAGCATACAGTGCAGCTGCCCTGCAGGAAG CAATGAAACGTTTGCGGGGAGCCAAGGCCTTTCGTCTTCCAGGACTAAgctggcgggagcgggagcgggaACAACCTGCAGCTGT CGATTCCCTGGAGCCTGATTCAAGG ATGTGTCCAGAGGTGGATGAAGAAGGTTTCACTGTCCGGCCCGACATGACCCAGAGCA GCACGGCCGAGCTCTCCCGCTTCTCATCCAGTGACTCCGACTTTGATGACGAGGAGCCCCGCAAATTCTACGTCCACATCAAGCCCGCCCCGGCCCGGGCGCCAGCCTCCAGTCCCGAGGCTGCAGCTGCACAGCTCAGGGCCACAGCTGGCAGCCTCATCCTTCCTCCTGGCCCAGGG GGCACCATGAAACGCCATTCTTCAC GGGATGCTTCTGGGAAACCTCAGAGGCCTCGGTCTGCCCCGAGGGCCAGCAG TTGTGCAGAGAAGCCACAAATGGATGAGCAGGTGTCTAAGAACCTCTTTGGGCCGCCCCTGGAGTCGGCCTTTGACCACGAAGATTTTACAG GCTCCAGCAGCCTCGGCTTCGCCTCCagcccctctcctttctcctcttcatcGCCCGAGAACGTGGAGGACTCCGGCCTTGACTCGCCGTCACACGCAGCGCCTGGCCCCTCTCCAGATTCTTGGGTCCCCCGGCCCGGTACCCCGCAGAGCCCGCCCAGCTGTAGGGTGCCCCCCGAGTCGAGGGGGACACGGGCCTCACAGCCACCGGACTCACCACAGCCCCGCGCACCATCTCCGGGCCCCTGGGGGCTGGAGGCTGTGGCCGGAGGAG ACCTGATGCCCGCATCTGCTGGCCCCACAGCCAGGAAGGGCCTGGCAGCCCCACCCCGGAGACCTCGCTCCAGGAAGGTGTCCTGCCCCCTCACGTGCAGCAACGGGGACCTG TCTCATTCCGTGAGCCCCTCCCCACTGGGCTCTTTGGCCCCCAGTACTGTCGTAGAACAGCCCAGCTTCTCATCTCAGATGGGACATG GAATCTCCAGGGGCCCAAGCCCTGTGGTCCTGGGTTCCCAGGATGCCCTGCCTGTGGCCACAGCCTTCACCGAATATGTCCACGCCTACTTCCGTGGCCACAGCCCCAG CTGCCTAGCTCGAGTAACAGGGGAGCTGACCATGACCTTCCCTGCCGGCATCGTGCGTGTGTTCAGTGGGACCCCACCCCCGCCTGTCCTCAGCTTCCGGCTGGTACATACAGCCCCTATAGAGCACTTCCAGCCCAACGCTGACCTGCTCTTCAG TGACCCCTCCCAAAGTGACCCCGAGACCAAAGACTTCTGGCTCAACATGTCTGCTCTGACCGAGGCCCTGCAGCGTCAGGCAGAGCAGAACCCCACTGCCTCCTACTACAACGTGATGCTGCTGCGATACCAG TTCTCCCGGCCGGGTCCCCATTCCGTGCCTCTGCAGCTGAGTGCCCACTGGCAGTGTGGGGCGACCCTCACCCAGGTCTCAGTGGAGTACAGCTACCGGCCCGGTGCAACAGCCGTGCCCACACCGCTCACTAATGTCCAGATCCTGCTGCCCGTGGGGGAGCCTGTGACCAATGTCCGCCTGCAGCCAGCCGCCACCTG GAACCTGGAGGAGAAGCGGCTCACGTGGAGGCTTCCAGACGTGTCTAAGGCAGGGG GCTCTGGCCGCCTATCTGCCAGCTGGGAGCCGCTCTCAGGGCCCAGCACCCCCAGCCCCGTGGCTGCACAGTTCACCAGCGAGGGGGCCACTTTGTCTGGTGTGGACTTGGAACTGGTGGGCAGTGGCTACCGCATGTCTCTGGTAAAGAGGAGGTTCGCCACAG GGATGTACCTGGTGAGCTGCTGA